TgggtcgattcccagcgctggtctctttttctgtgcatccatgtttcagtttgtattttcgttggatttcaccggatgaccgtaaaagtaacatattttgagttgaaataaaaaatacaaaaagactctaaAAGCCAATCTTAGCAAATTATTaggcaaaaatatatactttgTATCGAAAATTATGATACTATGTCCACTAGCATGTTTCATAACCATCCGTCGTCGCCGTCACGTGTCATGTATGCTTTTGACATTTCGTGGCTGACACgctcctattacggtcatggcacaTGGCCTTTATACTTTGTTTTGTTTCCACGAACAGACGGACTCGTTGAATTTGGAAAAGAGGGTGAATCTCCTATACTCCGGTACTTCGATGTACATCCCATTCCCGTGGAGTACTTCAGTTTTGCTGCGTGGACTGGTGTTGAAGCTAAATTCCTTTATGATTGTCCTGTCAATGGGTCCAACAGTAAGTTAATGACCATCTTGCATTAAATGTAATGAATTTCTATATCCCGTAGCAAATATATGTAACTGTGCCAgtgtgaaattattatttttgttgaaaatctcatttttataaaagcttttttcgctgcctcaactttttgttgactgtacttgcgttgttactcaaattaaatttgtgtaccaaatttaatcgtTGCCATTAACCAtataagagttccgtcctgcggagacggtcCTGGCCAGACCACTAGAATTTCAGTACCTAGGTACTGAACTACATACAGTACctaggtatgccaaattttaagtcaatctgaccaatggaagtgggtcaaaattgaGCTACAAAATTTGACCCGCGCTTTacatagaataataataatataatattagacacattgcatgttaaataaaagcttgtaaaggcGTAGATGCATAatgtaaaaatagtagattgttcaacaaggaactaaaacaagccataatgacacgagatgttctATAGTTCGaatgtcattatggttgtttaatGCTTAGTCTCGAGTTAAACACTGTACTTTTCACtatgaatgcgaggaaaaaacgATCCTCCATTAAAAACACCGTTATTGGCAGTTTAGGGTTTCCATGGTAAATggaaaaatatactttcatctctagagattaatgaggagctttagttAGCCCCAATacgcagagactaaagtaacattttaagagcatgagaagtgaaaagaaaattaacaatatattaaatcaaataaacCATCGTGTTTAAAATCATCTCGTACACACGAGGAAAACATCCGGacttattaaaaaagaaattttgtcaataaaatacttttacttCCTCATATTCCAGGCTCAACAACGGATTCCCAAGAAGTGGCGCGAAAAATGTCCAACTCGGACAGGCTGAAAACCACCCTACTTATGGACCGATTGCCACATCTGCCGCCAGGACCGACAGTGGAAATCCAACTTGGACTCAAGATTACCAGCGTCAGATACAACCCTTTTACTTCAAAGCTGGTTACTGGGGTGGCGGTAGTAGCGGTGAGCAAAAATACATGCCTTAATTCGATGGTCGAATGTTTTTTTGCCCTAATATATTGTTTGTCGAATCATTTTTTGCACTAATATACATTACGTATGTTTTAAACTCTTATACCTTACTTAGGCTgctagtcaaaataccaccaacgggacttatcatgctaacacacacgagtactaaagtttaaaacgttatattataaaccgatcttaggctgctatttactcttaaactacctactaataaatctcaagaaaatttaaccattatagttttcctagtaAGTttgactgaatcgaaaaaccgttttagcaacccccaaaaaatacctatccaacgataccccaccccacactacaaggatggatgagaaaaaaatcacccccactttacgtctatgggagatactctaaaaaaaacttttttcgatttttttattgtacaattttgttGGCATAGATTGCAttctcgtgcaaaattacagcattctagcaatgataatccctgagcaaagccgcggacggacagacagacacacagacggacagaca
This sequence is a window from Choristoneura fumiferana chromosome 10, NRCan_CFum_1, whole genome shotgun sequence. Protein-coding genes within it:
- the LOC141431684 gene encoding uncharacterized protein produces the protein MSTSMFHNHPSSPSRVMYAFDISWLTRSYYGHGTWPLYFVLFPRTDGLVEFGKEGESPILRYFDVHPIPVEYFSFAAWTGVEAKFLYDCPVNGSNSSTTDSQEVARKMSNSDRLKTTLLMDRLPHLPPGPTVEIQLGLKITSVRYNPFTSKLVTGVAVVASWVDESMAWNPDKFNNITRLAFSDGQIWRPTFFLINSEDKGAIDIENPGPTMMVNSGEATYYFQAELTTWCFEYAKTYNR